A window of Malania oleifera isolate guangnan ecotype guangnan chromosome 5, ASM2987363v1, whole genome shotgun sequence contains these coding sequences:
- the LOC131156537 gene encoding bZIP transcription factor TRAB1-like encodes MGSHMNFKNIAMPPSDGSGGKLLGNSQLARQPSIYSLTFEEFQNTFSGIGKDFGSMNMDELLKNIWTAEETQNMASYGNAGEGNVPSGNLQKQGSLTLPRTLSQKTVDEVWKDLLKESSGAKDRSGGGGSNLMQRQQTLGEVTLEEFLARAGVVRDDTQTFGRPSNTGFFGELLRANNSSILAPGFQQHGGNSSTITNQIVKNDNSIPNQCSNIALNVGGVRSSQQPQQQQQMQQQQQQQQQQQQQFFPKQPTVAFASPMHLVNSSQLSTPSTRGAIVGIADPSMNNNVVQGGGRQSGVGMVGLGAGAVTVAAGSLGGHISSNIIGRNNVDRSLSPPSSFAFNGGFRGRKCGPVEKVIERRQRRMIKNRESAARSRARKQAYTLELEAEVAKLKELNQELQKKQAEIMEMQKNEIMETMNPQRGSKQQCLRRTLTGPW; translated from the exons ATGGGATCTCATATGAACTTCAAGAACATTGCCATGCCACCATCGGACGGCAGTGGTGGGAAGCTGTTGGGAAATTCCCAGTTGGCACGACAGCCTTCAATCTACTCTCTGACTTTTGAAGAGTTCCAAAACACCTTCAGTGGAATTGGAAAGGATTTTGGATCAATGAACATGGATGAACTTTTAAAGAACATTTGGACTGCTGAAGAGACTCAAAACATGGCATCCTACGGTAATGCAGGAGAAGGGAATGTCCCTAGTGGCAATTTGCAAAAACAGGGTTCTTTAACTTTGCCACGGACGCTCAGTCAGAAGACTGTTGATGAAGTTTGGAAAGACTTGCTTAAAGAAAGTAGTGGTGCTAAAGATAGGAGTGGAGGTGGTGGATCAAATTTGATGCAAAGGCAACAGACTTTGGGAGAGGTAACACTGGAAGAGTTCTTGGCGAGGGCAGGTGTAGTGAGAGATGACACTCAAACATTTGGAAGGCCAAGTAATACTGGATTTTTTGGGGAGTTATTGCGAGCGAATAATAGTAGCATTTTGGCTCCTGGGTTCCAACAGCATGGTGGGAATAGCTCAACAATCACTAATCAGATTGTAAAGAATGATAATTCGATTCCCAATCAATGTTCAAATATAGCACTAAATGTTGGTGGAGTAAGGTCTTCTCAACAACCGCAGCAGCAACAACAAATGCAacagcaacagcagcagcagcagcagcagcagcagcagttctTCCCTAAGCAGCCTACTGTGGCTTTTGCTTCTCCAATGCATTTAGTAAATAGTTCTCAGCTGTCTACTCCGAGCACAAGGGGTGCTATTGTGGGGATTGCAGATCCATCCATGAACAATAATGTAGTTCAAGGTGGTGGCCGACAAAGTGGAGTGGGCATGGTTGGTTTAGGAGCTGGGGCTGTCACAGTTGCAGCAGGATCTCTTGGAGGCCATATATCTTCAAATATTATTGGGAGGAATAATGTGGACAGATCCTTATCACCACCAAGTTCTTTTGCATTTAATGGAGGTTTCCGGGGAAGGAAATGTGGCCCTGTGGAGAAAGTAATTGAGAGAAGGCAAAGGAGAATGATTAAAAACAGAGAGTCAGCTGCTAGGTCACGAGCTCGTAAGCAG GCATACACTTTGGAACTGGAAGCAGAAGTTGCAAAACTCAAAGAGCTGAACCAAGAATTGCAGAAAAAACAG GCagaaattatggaaatgcagAAAAATGAG ATCATGGAGACAATGAATCCGCAACGAGGAAGTAAACAACAATGCTTGAGGAGGACACTAACAGGCCCCTGGTAG
- the LOC131156538 gene encoding protein DJ-1 homolog C isoform X2, with product METLLPLFSPPYLNPSRLKKQSPMAASVSPSLPSSAPCIAAQQRKTPTSKRSSRPTKTLSSPPSPPPTTTTTNNASPTPSLPAKKVLVPIGFGTEEMEAVIMIDVLRRAGAQVIVASVEPQLEVEAFGGTRLVADTSISACSDEIFDLVALPGGMPGSARLRDCETLRKIMSKQVEKKRLYGAICAAPAVALLPWGLLRKKKTTCHPAFIDKLPTFWAVKSNIQVSGELTTSRGPGTAFEFALSLVEQLFGESAANEIGELLLVPAEGRPRKKEFNKVEWSVGHTPHVLVPVANGSEEIEVVTVVDILRRAKVDVVVASIEKSVQILASRGTKIVADKSIGNAAELIYDLIILPGGPAGVGRLHKSKVLKKLLKEQESAGRIYGAICSSPAVLHEQGLLKFFSC from the exons ATGGAGACTCTGTTGCCTCTCTTCTCGCCACCCTATCTGAACCCATCTCGTCTCAAGAAGCAATCACCAATGGCGGCCTCCGTTTCACCGTCTCTTCCCTCATCTGCCCCATGTATCGCCGCTCAGCAGCGGAAAACGCCCACTTCAAAGCGCTCCTCAAGACCCACCAAGACGCTTTCGTCACCACCCTCACCACCGCCAACAACAACCACCACGAACAACGCAAGCCCGACGCCTTCTCTTCCTGCCAAGAAG GTTCTGGTTCCGATTGGGTTTGGCACGGAAGAAATGGAAGCTGTCATAATGATTGATGTTCTGCGCCGGGCCGGCGCGCAGGTGATTGTGGCATCGGTTGAGCCCCAGCTTGAAGTTGAAGCATTTGGTGGTACGAGACTGGTAGCCGATACGTCCATTTCGGCCTGCTCTGACGAAATTTTTGATCTTGTTGCTCTGCCG GGAGGAATGCCTGGCTCTGCACGTTTAAGAGATTGTGAAACTCTCAGGAAAATCATGAGCAAACAAGTGGAGAAAAAAAGATTATATGGAGCAATCTGTGCTGCCCCAGCAGTTGCTCTTCTGCCATGGGGTCTTCTGAGGAAAAAGAAG ACCACCTGTCATCCTGCATTCATTGACAAGCTTCCAACGTTCTGGGCTGTTAAATCAAATATCCAAGTCTCAGGAGAGCTTACAACGAGCCGTGGTCCTGGAACTGCTTTTGAGTTTGCTCTTTCATTAGTGGAGCAGCTTTTTGGGGAGTCTGCTGCAAATGAGATTGGAGAATTGCTG CTAGTGCCTGCTGAGGGTAGACCTAGGAAGAAGGAATTCAACAAAGTTGAATGGTCTGTTGGTCATACCCCTCAT GTTCTCGTACCAGTTGCCAATGGTTCTGAAGAGATTGAAGTTGTAACAGTGGTGGATATTCTACGGCGAGCTAAGGTCGATGTTGTGGTTGCTTCAATTGAAAAATCTGTGCAGATTTTGGCTTCTCGAGGCACAAAGATTGTTGCAGACAAGTCAATTGGCAATGCTGCTGAGTTGATATATGATTTGATTATTCTTCCG GGAGGCCCTGCAGGGGTTGGACGGCTACACAAATCCAAGGTTTTGAAGAAGCTTCTCAAAGAACAGGAATCTGCTGGAAGAATATATGGAGCAATCTGCTCTTCACCAGCAGTCCTACATGAACAAGGGTTACTTAAG TTCTTTAGCTGTTGA
- the LOC131156538 gene encoding protein DJ-1 homolog C isoform X1 translates to METLLPLFSPPYLNPSRLKKQSPMAASVSPSLPSSAPCIAAQQRKTPTSKRSSRPTKTLSSPPSPPPTTTTTNNASPTPSLPAKKVLVPIGFGTEEMEAVIMIDVLRRAGAQVIVASVEPQLEVEAFGGTRLVADTSISACSDEIFDLVALPGGMPGSARLRDCETLRKIMSKQVEKKRLYGAICAAPAVALLPWGLLRKKKTTCHPAFIDKLPTFWAVKSNIQVSGELTTSRGPGTAFEFALSLVEQLFGESAANEIGELLLVPAEGRPRKKEFNKVEWSVGHTPHVLVPVANGSEEIEVVTVVDILRRAKVDVVVASIEKSVQILASRGTKIVADKSIGNAAELIYDLIILPGGPAGVGRLHKSKVLKKLLKEQESAGRIYGAICSSPAVLHEQGLLKDRKTTAHPSVISKLANNVGDGARVVIDGKLITSTGLATVTDLALAIVSKLFGHGRARCVAEALVVEYPRN, encoded by the exons ATGGAGACTCTGTTGCCTCTCTTCTCGCCACCCTATCTGAACCCATCTCGTCTCAAGAAGCAATCACCAATGGCGGCCTCCGTTTCACCGTCTCTTCCCTCATCTGCCCCATGTATCGCCGCTCAGCAGCGGAAAACGCCCACTTCAAAGCGCTCCTCAAGACCCACCAAGACGCTTTCGTCACCACCCTCACCACCGCCAACAACAACCACCACGAACAACGCAAGCCCGACGCCTTCTCTTCCTGCCAAGAAG GTTCTGGTTCCGATTGGGTTTGGCACGGAAGAAATGGAAGCTGTCATAATGATTGATGTTCTGCGCCGGGCCGGCGCGCAGGTGATTGTGGCATCGGTTGAGCCCCAGCTTGAAGTTGAAGCATTTGGTGGTACGAGACTGGTAGCCGATACGTCCATTTCGGCCTGCTCTGACGAAATTTTTGATCTTGTTGCTCTGCCG GGAGGAATGCCTGGCTCTGCACGTTTAAGAGATTGTGAAACTCTCAGGAAAATCATGAGCAAACAAGTGGAGAAAAAAAGATTATATGGAGCAATCTGTGCTGCCCCAGCAGTTGCTCTTCTGCCATGGGGTCTTCTGAGGAAAAAGAAG ACCACCTGTCATCCTGCATTCATTGACAAGCTTCCAACGTTCTGGGCTGTTAAATCAAATATCCAAGTCTCAGGAGAGCTTACAACGAGCCGTGGTCCTGGAACTGCTTTTGAGTTTGCTCTTTCATTAGTGGAGCAGCTTTTTGGGGAGTCTGCTGCAAATGAGATTGGAGAATTGCTG CTAGTGCCTGCTGAGGGTAGACCTAGGAAGAAGGAATTCAACAAAGTTGAATGGTCTGTTGGTCATACCCCTCAT GTTCTCGTACCAGTTGCCAATGGTTCTGAAGAGATTGAAGTTGTAACAGTGGTGGATATTCTACGGCGAGCTAAGGTCGATGTTGTGGTTGCTTCAATTGAAAAATCTGTGCAGATTTTGGCTTCTCGAGGCACAAAGATTGTTGCAGACAAGTCAATTGGCAATGCTGCTGAGTTGATATATGATTTGATTATTCTTCCG GGAGGCCCTGCAGGGGTTGGACGGCTACACAAATCCAAGGTTTTGAAGAAGCTTCTCAAAGAACAGGAATCTGCTGGAAGAATATATGGAGCAATCTGCTCTTCACCAGCAGTCCTACATGAACAAGGGTTACTTAAG GATAGAAAAACCACTGCTCACCCCTCTGTTATAAGCAAGCTTGCCAACAATGTGGGGGATGGTGCGAGAGTAGTTATTGATGGCAAACTGATCACAAGCACGGGACTTGCTACTGTGACTGATCTCGCATTGGCTATTGTGAGCAAGCTTTTTGGTCATGGAAGGGCGAGATGTGTAGCGGAAGCCCTTGTTGTTGAGTATCCCAGAAACTAG